Below is a window of Desmonostoc muscorum LEGE 12446 DNA.
ATGATAAACGCGGCTCTAGTCCTTACCGCGACCCTGAATATATCGATGGTCCTAACGGTAATGTCTCCACAGCCGTGGGGGATGAATTAGTAAAAGTTGTACAAAGCCGTTATCGTACACTAAAAAATCCAGATTTTTGGGCAATAGGTGGTTTATCTTCTGGCGGCTGGGGTGCAGTTAATGTGGGATTACACAATTTGGATCGTTTTTCAATTTTATTTAGTCATAGTGGTTATTTTCAAGATAAAAGCGGGCCAACAAATAGCCCAATAATTTATATTAAAACTATTCCCCTACAAGCCCAAAAACGGTTGAGAATCTACCTCGATTCTGGTAGATCAGATATTGAAGGAATCGAGGAAGCCGAAAAATTTACTAAAGTACTCAACAAACTAAAAATTTATTATATATTTCGTCAGTTTATCGGCAGTCATACTTGGCAATATTGGCGGGAACATTTAGCCGATTCTTTGACATTTGTCGGAGAACAATTCAAATTAGCAGAGATAGCACATAAAGCCGATAATCAAAGCTTAAATATGATGACAAATCATCATATTTATTAAAAGACTATATGAAGATTTATAAATTTTTAATGAGTTTAGTAGGAGCGATCGCACTCCTCACCACCGCTGGTTATTATTATGTATTTATCTTAGGTGCGCCACAACTAGACCCACCCCAAAAACAAGTAAATACTGGGCTAAAGTTTCAATTAGCAAGCTTCAACTCCCAAGCGATGGGTGCAATCCGCAACTATGGCGTGATTTTACCTCCTGACTATAACAAAAACCAGCAAAAGCGCTACCCCGTAATATTCTTATTACATGGAGGACATGATAATGCTCGCGCTTTTGCTGATAAATATGCAGTTTTAGATGTGTTGCATGAACTTTATCAAAATAAAAAATTACCGCCATCCATTGTAATTACACCTGATGGTAATGATAATCGCGGTTCTAGTCCTTTGTACGATCCTGATTATTTTGATGGGCCGAATGGCAAAGTCGGGACTTTAATTGGTTCGGAATTAGTGCAGGTTGTCAAGTCACGCTACCGCACTTTACAACAACCAGAATTTTGGGCGCTGGGAGGTCTATCTTCTGGGGGATGGGGAGCTTTTAATATCGGGTTACGCTATCTCAACAACTTCCATATTCTGTTTAGCCATAGCGGTTACTTTACTGATAGCAGCGGTTCACAAAATAGTCCTCAACAAATTGTGCAACAGCTATCACCTGAAGATAGAAAGCAATTGCGTGTTTACCTAGATGCAGGTCTGAACGATATTAATTTACTAGCTTCCACCAAAGCCTTCAACGAAACCTTAAATAAGTTAGGCATTGTTCATGTATTTTATGCTTTTCCTGGCGGTCATGGTTTATCTGGTGCCAATATCGGCTGGAACTACTTCCACAAACATCTCAAAGATTCCCTCTCCTATGTAGGAGAACAGTTTCAAAAGTTAGGAGTTAAGAGTTAGGAGTTTTAAGAGGTTCTTTGAAAAGAGATTGGCTGTGATTTTAATTGCGTTGTTACCCCCCTTAATCCCCCCTTGTAAAGGGGGGAAACAAGAAAAATCCGGTTCCCTCCCCTTTACAAGGGGAGGGTTAGGGAGGGGTAAAAAATATTTGATACATCCATCATGACTTTTCAAACACCCCATAACACCAAAATTAATGACCAATAACCAATGACCAATCACAAATGATAAAAAATGACAAATAATTTAAAAACTCAAATTGGACTTTGGAGTGCAGCGTTCCTTACAGGTTTAGTCGGGGTAGTAAATTTATTATCAGCGGTGACACCTAACTTATACGGGCGAAATCAATGGTTAAAGGAATTTTTACCATTTGAAATTCGTGCTAGCGGTCATGTTTTTGCAGCGCTAACTGGGTTTGTTTTACTCACGCTTGCTACTAATTTCTTACGCCGAAAAAAAATAGCTTGGTTACTTACTATTGGTTTATTAGTAATTTCCATTTTTAGCCACTTGCTGAAGGGATTCGACTATGAAGAAAGTCTATTATCTGGAGTTTTGCTAATGCAATTAATTCTGATGCGCCATATTTTTACAGCGCAATCAGACCGTCCTTCCATTGCACAAGGAGTGCGAGTACTTATCGGAGCTTTATTATTTACCCTGGCATACGGAACTATTGGATTTTACTTGTTAGACGGTAAATTTTCTGAAAACTTTAATTGGCGTGAAGCCGTACTTCAGACTTTAGCAATGTTTTTCACCGAGGATAATTGGGGACTGCAACCAAAGAGTCGATTTGGAGATTTTTTTGCTAATTCTATCTATATTATTGCAGCAGTTACTATTACATATGCGGTGTTCATGCTGTTGCAACCTGTATTTTGGCGTAATTTAGTAACTCAAAATGAGCGACAAAAAGCTAAAGAAATTGTCGAGCAATATGGATGTTCTTCTTTAGCAGCTTTGACACTTTTAAATGATAAAAGTTATTATTTCAGTCCCGCTGGTAAGAGTGTAATTGCTTATGTTCCCAAAGGACGAGGTGCGATCGCCTTAGGAGATCCCATAGGGCCGATTGAAGACCGCAAGGAGACAATTGTTGCTTTCTGGCAGTTTTGTCAACGCAATGATTGGTATCCTGCCTTTTACCAAACTTTACCCGATGATGTTGAACTTTACAAATCGTTAGGATTTCAGGTACTCAAGATTGGAGAAGAAGCGATCGTTGATTTAAAAAATTTTACATTACAAGGTAAAGCTGGTAAAAACTTTAGACCATCAATCAATCGTTTAACAAAATTAGGGTACCGAATTAACTTTTATCAACCACCAATTGACAATGATTTATTGCACTTACTCAAACCTGTGAGTGATGAATGGCTAAAGATGGTAGAAGGTTCAGAAAAACACTTTTCTTTAGGTTGGTATGATGAAGCATATCTGCGAGAGTGCGGGCTTGTTGTGGTGCATAGTCCCGAAGGTCAGATCAGTGCTTTTGCTAATATTATCCCAGAGTATAGGAATCATATTTGATTTCTGAAAAAGTGTACGAGATAATACGGAGAGAGATATCTGTCTAAGAGCGAACAATGATAGAGCAGCATCTACAACCTGCGATACCTTCGGTGAGCTTCGCTAACGCAGAACTACAAGAATTTATAGATAATCGCCCGGATGCCCGTGAGGTGAGAAAAGCTTTGGCAGTGAAACTGGTTTATCAAGGCTACAAGTATGAGGAAATTCAAACAATTTTAGATGTCTCTGTTGGTTCAATAACAAGCTGGAAGCAAGCTTATAAGGAATATGGAATTTGCGGATTGCGCTTAAATTATAAAGGCAGAAAGAGTTACCTGAGCGATGAACAGCAACAAGAAGTATTAAGTTGGTTGCAAACTAAGGAGATTTGGGAGCTTGGTGAACTGGAATACAAATTGGCTTTTGAATATGATGTCATCTACGAATCGAAACGGAGTTATTATGATTTATTTGACGCGGCGGGAATTAGTTGGAAAAAAACTACTGGCTTAAACCCAAAGGCGGACATTGAGGCTGTAGCTGCAAAAAAAAACAGATTGAAAAATTGTTGGACAGCAATAGAGAGGAGATAGAAGAAGGAAGACTGAGAGTATTACTAATAGATGAGTGCCATCTGTTATGGGGAGACGTAACTGGTTATGTCTGGGGAAAAACTGACCAAGAAATAGCAATTGGCATCGTTAACGAACGAGAGAAGCAGACATACTACGGGGCGGTTGATTATCTCGATGGTAAGTTGCTTCTTAAAGCTTACAATGCTGGCAATTCAGACAATACAATTGATTATTTACGTTATTTATTAGACCAGTCTCCCAACCAACGATTACTGCTTTTTTGGGATGGTGCTTCTTACCATCGTTCACATCTGGTTCAAAACTTTTTAGGAGAGATAAACCAAGGTTTGTCTCCAGACCAGTGGAAAATTCATTGCGTTCGCTTCGCTCCTAATTGCCCATCACAAAATCCAATTGAGGATATTTGGTTACAAGCTAAAACCTGGGTGCGGCGTTTCTGTGCTTTGATTCCTTCGTTCTCTCATCTCAAATGGATGTTTGAGTGGTTTCTCCGACACACTAACTTTGATTTTGACACTTTACAGATGTACGGAGCTTTTTCAGAAATCAAATACTAGTCCTATATCAACTCAACGAAGCAACTATTGATATGATGCGGCACCGAGCATCTATTGAAAATGGCATAATGGACTTTTTATTTATTTCCATGCTCCAGCATTTTAAAGAATATGGTTACGATAGCTTTAATTTCGGTCTTTCTGCTTTGGCTGGAGTTGGAGATAATCCAGAATCACGGCGTTTAGAAAAAGTATTGCACTATCTTTACGAGCATTTAAATCGCTTCTACAACTTCCAGGGATTACACGCCTACAAAGAGAAGTTCCACCCCCGTTGGGAAGCGCGCTACTTAGTTTACCCCAGTTTAGCAGCCTTACCCGATGTAGTTGTAGCATTGATTCGCGCTGATTCCGGCGATCGCCTCTTCGATTATTTTAAACCCGGAGCCTAAGCAGGGCAATGTCTACGATGGTCTAGACCTACCCAACTTGACATTTATATAATACAAGTGTACTATATAAATATGGATACCCGCCATTGCTAAATTCCACCATAAATATTTCCAAACTCTTTTACAAAAGAGTGAAAACTCAATCTTTCTCTCTGCGGCTCTGCGTCTCTGCGTGAAATTTTCATACTTTTCAATTTTCCACGGTTCAGCAGCTTCTTGACCTTTATATAGAAGGTGGAAATATGACAACTAATAAAACAACTATTGTAGAACTAATCGAAATTTTTGCACAATATTGCAATCATATCATCGTCAACATCAAGCACCTGCAAGAACATTATCAAAGAACAAGTATCAAGCGTGTAAAAGGTGTGAGAGATGAAAACGGAGAACTGCTCCAGCCTTGGTTGCAAACAGAAAATATAGACAATGCTGAGTATGTTAGTATGGGCGAATTTCACTTTAATCGCAATACCGCTACCATCAACATGCTGATTAAACGCAAAGTCAAACTTGCCAAATTAGCAGACCAAACCCCCACTCTTGAAGTAGCAGGTTTGCTAGTCAATGACCTCAATAGCTTTAACAATTACACCATTGTTAGTGACGGCAAAATCAACGTCAAATCCTTACAAGTCAAAATTAGTAGTAAAAAAGCTTTTGACTTGCTTAAAGAAAAAGGTGTGTTGGATGCCAAAGATTTTGACTTTCGTGCTGAATATACCATCCAGCTAGATAACTTGCCGCTTGTAGCTGCTGATAGTCATTACAGCAGCATTGATGGACTATTCAATCAACTCGCAGAAATTAAAGTACTTATTAGTATTATTTCTGCTCATTTGAAAAAGGAGTCAGATGTATTTGTACCAGAACAAGTAGATGAATTTAAAAAGCACTATTTATCCAAGAATATTTACATCAACTTCCCAACAACTAATGAATACGCAGATATCCATGAAGCTCTAGTTAATGGAACTCTGGAATCAAGATTGAGCTATAAAATTGATATTGGCAGTCAAGATATTCTCAACTTTAGCAAGTTACCTTCTGCTAACAAATTTCTCAACAGAATGTATCGTCTTTATGATAAAGATACTGGAGAAATTATCACCAAGGCGAGTTTTGAGATGGCGTTTAATGAGAATCTTGCTGTTAGGGAGAAGCTACTGTCATCACGCACCAAAATTACAAAAGTTGACGAGTTAATGAAACCAATTTTTGATGATTTTCTTGGGCTTGAGCAAAATGGCGTAGTTGTAGATATTCTCACGAAAGTTGATGCTGATAGTTTGGCACAGTTATTGCAGGATAAACAAGCTGGTAAGCAAATCAATAAAGAAGAAATGGTTACTGCATTAACCCTTGCAAATGCCAAGTTAGAGCAATATGCAGAAAAAATTTACCAAGACAAGATTTCTCCCTTGGTATTTTATATTGGTTGTACCGGAGTATTGCCAGAAGAAATGCAAGCAAAAGCCATGACTGCCCAAGAAGCTGCTACCAAATATCCAAATTTGCAATTTTCTAAAAATGAGCAGCAAGGTACTTTTTTTGCAGTTGGTGATAGTATTATCAGCATCTATGCAAAAACTGAATATTACAGCAAAAACTTGGCTATCCTAAATCATTCGTAAATAACAAGAACCCCTACTTCTCAAAGAAATCGGGGTTCTGTCAATACTGTTCGGTTAAGACAAGAGACGCGATGAATCGCCGTCTCTACAATAATCAATCTTTTGTCTTGACGGCGATTTATCGCGTCTTTGGAATTTAGAATTTTAATCAAAAAACCTTAACCGAACCGTATTAGGGGTTCTGTGGCTTTCAAGTATTGGGCTAAAAACTTAATGACTCTACCCCAAGTGCTGAGCGGATAACTAAATCAGCAATGGTACTAAGTCCCGTCCCAAATTCGGGAATTATAAATAGAAGCATCATTGCAAAGAGTCCGAATTGGGTATTTTCTAATGCCTTTAACTTAGGGAAAATTTCACTGAAGACATGAAAGCCATCAAGTGGTGGAATTGGCAAGAGATTAAACAGAAATAAAATCAAATTGATTCGAGCCGCTAGGTAAAGAAATTCGACACTGAAGAGTCCTGGAAGGCTGAAGTTAGCAATAAGTTTAAGCACTGCAATAAATAGAATGCCTAAAGTCAGATTTGATAATGGCCCAGCTGCGGATACCAAAATATTGCCTAGCTTGGGAGAGCGGAATTTAGAAGGGTTGACGGGCATTTGTCCCCAGGCTATACCCATGAGACAGAGAAAGATGATTGATTCTTTGCCCATGTGAACTACAGGATTAAGGGTGAGATGACCAGTTTTTTGTGGAGTGTTATCTCCCTGACTCATAGCAGCCCAGCCGTGAGCAAGTTCATGCAAAGTGATGGAAAATATGACAATTATAATGATTCTGAAAAAATAAATCGGCTCTGTGAATAGTGTTTCAATAAACATATATTCTGTTTAGTGGTACGGTAGAAGCTGAAATTCGGGCTTTTTGAGGGCTAAGTTAAAGGGTGCATCTCACTTTTGTAGATATAAACTGATCTACAAGCTGAGATTGATGCTTTTCGCATTTTTTACCAAATATTTTTGCGAAACTAAAATGCTGTCGATTAGTTGATATGAGCGATCGCCAACCCAAACGCGATGTTATAGCAAGGGACTGGGGACTGGGTACTGGGGACTGGGTGAAAAGTCTTTTTATGTCTAGGTTTTATCATCTGTTAATGTCCTAACCATCTTGGCTGTTGCTATAAAATCAACTTCTGTTGCCTTAACGATCAAAATTTTCATTTATCTTAAACGCGCAACTTTTGTATCATGATTTACTAATATTTGGTAATATTT
It encodes the following:
- a CDS encoding alpha/beta hydrolase; the encoded protein is MNYKKSKIFLLISVFTLVGCHFSQSVVAKPPQQQDLQTTPSPLPSQLNASDLATTLSYKIETYNSQVMGASRTYGVSLPPGYEQNPKGSYPVIFLLHGGYGDPTAWFSQDKGQALKTLKQLYITGKLPPSIIITPDGNDKRGSSPYRDPEYIDGPNGNVSTAVGDELVKVVQSRYRTLKNPDFWAIGGLSSGGWGAVNVGLHNLDRFSILFSHSGYFQDKSGPTNSPIIYIKTIPLQAQKRLRIYLDSGRSDIEGIEEAEKFTKVLNKLKIYYIFRQFIGSHTWQYWREHLADSLTFVGEQFKLAEIAHKADNQSLNMMTNHHIY
- a CDS encoding alpha/beta hydrolase encodes the protein MKIYKFLMSLVGAIALLTTAGYYYVFILGAPQLDPPQKQVNTGLKFQLASFNSQAMGAIRNYGVILPPDYNKNQQKRYPVIFLLHGGHDNARAFADKYAVLDVLHELYQNKKLPPSIVITPDGNDNRGSSPLYDPDYFDGPNGKVGTLIGSELVQVVKSRYRTLQQPEFWALGGLSSGGWGAFNIGLRYLNNFHILFSHSGYFTDSSGSQNSPQQIVQQLSPEDRKQLRVYLDAGLNDINLLASTKAFNETLNKLGIVHVFYAFPGGHGLSGANIGWNYFHKHLKDSLSYVGEQFQKLGVKS
- a CDS encoding site-2 protease family protein — encoded protein: MFIETLFTEPIYFFRIIIIVIFSITLHELAHGWAAMSQGDNTPQKTGHLTLNPVVHMGKESIIFLCLMGIAWGQMPVNPSKFRSPKLGNILVSAAGPLSNLTLGILFIAVLKLIANFSLPGLFSVEFLYLAARINLILFLFNLLPIPPLDGFHVFSEIFPKLKALENTQFGLFAMMLLFIIPEFGTGLSTIADLVIRSALGVESLSF